The sequence ttttagttcATGTTTGTGTCTGttcttttttaagtaaaaaattgtaaatttttgtgCTTGTGTGCAATTGGGGTTCTTTTTCGAGGATACTCACTGAATCTTTCTCTCTAATTACTGGTTTGGTAGCGAAGGATCTACCTTGATAAGTTAGTTTACTCAAATTATTGGATCAATTTGATTACCTTTTCTTATTCTTGGATGAACAAAAAGGTTATAGCTTTGATGTCACTGCTGATTCTGAATTTGGCATTATATCTATGTGAGAACATGAATGCCCCAGTGTTGTTCTTCATCTTGATGGAATATGTTGATTAAATTCAAGTGTTATTTCACCAAAACACAATGGTACTGCATgttttttgttgaatattaaCACGATTGCAAATTTTGCTTGTCTTGCTGAGTTTATCATTTGCTCCTGAAATCTTATTGAGTTGATTATGTTTCTGCTTGGTTTTGAGCTAACGAAAACATGTAAGTTGTTCTTGCGTGTGCTTTGTTGTGTAAAATTGCCAATACTAACATATTAGCCATTTTATGACTAATTTGGCTTCCCTGCTTATATCTCTTCACACTCATCGATTACGTTAATATCTGGAGGTGAGAATGAGATATGACTATGTTTTGACTTGTGCTCAAATATTGCCTTTGCCTGTTCTGTTGCAGGAGGCAGGTTGGGAAATCTATACTGTGACCCATTGATGGCATCTGGGGGTCACAAAATTACTGCCAGACAGCGGTGGACTCCAACACCTGTGCAGCTTCAAATTCTTGAGCGGATCTTTGATCAAGGAAATGGAACTCCAAGCAAGCAAAAGATTAAGGAGATAACATCTGAACTCAGTCAGCATGGACAAATTTCTGAAACAAATGTCTATAATTGGTTCCAAAATAGGCGTGCTCGATCAAAAAGAAAGCAGTTAGTTGCATCATCCAACAATGCTGAATCAGAAGTGGAGACAGAAGTTGATTCATTAAACGAAAAGAAGAAACCAGAAATATTTCACGCCCAACAGAACAACCCTCCTAGGGCCGAAGATCTGTGCTTCCAAAGCCCTGAGATAAGCTCTGAACTTCATTTCTTGGGTATGCTACTAAATCCAAGCATGTAGATTGCTTTaatgttcattttctttttggtgACTGTATACCTGGAAACCAAACAAACATTTTAACATTATGTTACAACTATACAATGTATACTGTTATTGAAGCTGGTCGAACAATCAACAAAGTTGGTAACTAATAAAATGTTAGGCTGGAGCCTGCCATATCAAATCAAAGCTTACTGATAGCTGCCACCTGATCCAATTTTGAGGTGTCATTGTGATGCATTTCATTTTCAGTAATAATCCATGATAATCCTTTGACCATATTGATATTTCAATTTCCCCTGTCAGTTGGGTAGGCTTGGTGACCTTTCAGAATGCTCTATGTAGAATACACTTTCTGATGAAACCATAGCTTATGTTTCCTCCAGCACAGCCTTAGTCCTTAATTCTGGCCGAGccttttcttattctttataACCAAACCAGTCCTTGTGCAGTATGATGCATCTTCCTTATGAGTATGATAAGGCTCATTGATTgagttgttattttattattgtgatatGATTTAGATTGGTTAAATgcattgttatattattattggtAGTATTTTGGTTCTTCATTCATTTGTAAAGGGAGATTCTTCTCGTGTAGGGGTGTTATGTTCTTCGCATGATTTTCATCCATCAAGCCTGCTATTAATGTAAAACCTTTGCTTTCTAGCACTACAGTTCCTATGGGATTTGAGTACCATAACTCTTATTGCTTACGTAATTAATGAATGCAGGGGATGACCACCTGACAGGAAAGATGGGAGTGCCAGGGAACTATAATCTTTACGATCAAGCAGAGGACTATGGCATGGCGGGCTGACACTCATTTTGTCTCCAGATACTAATTTGTTTGACCAAGTTAGATCTTGACTAGAATCCATGGCTTTCCAAGTGTGAGGTTGTTGGCGTGATAGCAATGAGAACGTGACCTTCGCTCTAATTATGGGGTTATTCTTCACCCATAAAAGATGCCTTATATGGTGCCTGTCAGTTGGAAGATGGATGAACCTGTACTGTCTCGCAATTTCTATTTGGTTTGTGTTCAATAGATTTACCTGCAGGATCTTTTGTATGTGTTCATAGAGTATACAAATTTGCGGAGTAAAACCGATGGTATGTTAAGGGTGTGGAGCTTTTGCTGGACATGAACTCGTGAAGCTGTCTTTTTTCTGAATTCATGAAAGTAAAATTGTCTTTCACTTTTGATACCCAAGCATAACCATCTGTATGTTTACTGTTGAACTTAAGTGGTTTTCTGTCGCAATGAGTAAATACAATCTTAGGCAGGCAGAAATTCTTGCCATAATGCATATCCATATTAGtcttaaccaaaataaaatgagaagCCAACAAACTTATGATTCACCGTGTGGAAATAACGGGTGTCTTTGCAAGAGCAACCTATGAGCAGATATTATCATTCTTATGTACATTGATGGGAAGCGCTGCTATGCTTGGAGTGAGCTATACTGTAGATAACAAGAATGACTTTTCGTTAAATGGGGCAATTACAGTAGTGTTGAAATGCAACCAA is a genomic window of Populus alba chromosome 5, ASM523922v2, whole genome shotgun sequence containing:
- the LOC118029940 gene encoding WUSCHEL-related homeobox 13 isoform X1 translates to MDWDNNQENHQDSHQNQRECRNGINGTNVNVNGNGGTNMLYVKVMTDEQLETLRKQIAVYAAICEQLVEMHKTLSAQQDLAGGRLGNLYCDPLMASGGHKITARQRWTPTPVQLQILERIFDQGNGTPSKQKIKEITSELSQHGQISETNVYNWFQNRRARSKRKQLVASSNNAESEVETEVDSLNEKKKPEIFHAQQNNPPRAEDLCFQSPEISSELHFLGVLCSSHDFHPSSLLLM
- the LOC118029940 gene encoding WUSCHEL-related homeobox 13 isoform X2; amino-acid sequence: MDWDNNQENHQDSHQNQRECRNGINGTNVNVNGNGGTNMLYVKVMTDEQLETLRKQIAVYAAICEQLVEMHKTLSAQQDLAGGRLGNLYCDPLMASGGHKITARQRWTPTPVQLQILERIFDQGNGTPSKQKIKEITSELSQHGQISETNVYNWFQNRRARSKRKQLVASSNNAESEVETEVDSLNEKKKPEIFHAQQNNPPRAEDLCFQSPEISSELHFLGDDHLTGKMGVPGNYNLYDQAEDYGMAG